A stretch of the Lactuca sativa cultivar Salinas chromosome 9, Lsat_Salinas_v11, whole genome shotgun sequence genome encodes the following:
- the LOC122195949 gene encoding uncharacterized protein LOC122195949 — MSPYLQPIESVNTKYTLYRTPSHFDHKRTQEIVHHHHQIIHHFPQHRLLLPEKKAKSGFRNWHGYSRHIFLSCDCSETVGGLPGLLLSTGISWNWLRLVYR; from the exons ATGTCACCTTATCTTCAACCGATTGAATCGGTCAACACTAAATACACTTTATACAGAACCCCCTCTCATTTTGATCACAAGCGTACCCAAGAAATcgttcaccaccaccatcagatCATTCACCACTTCCCTCAACATCGCTTGTTGCTGCCGGAAAAAAAAGCCAAATCAG GCTTTAGGAACTGGCATGGTTACTCAAGACACATATTTCTTTCATGTGACTGCTCTGAAACTGTTGGTGGATTACCAG GTCTACTTCTGAGTACTGGAATTAGTTGGAATTGGCTAAGATTAGTTTACCGCTGA